The genomic region ACCGTGGTATCGCCGCCGAGCTTTTCCTTGAGACGCAGTCCTTCTTCAATTGCATATTCGTCAAACGGATTGAGGACGTTCTCGATGCTCGACCGGTTAAGCCGATTGTTCGCCGGGTCGAACGTCTTTTCGGCGTTCGTGTCCGGCACTTGCTTGACGGTGACGACGATTTTCAAGCGGGTCCTTTCCGAAACGTGTGCGACGAGAAGCGGCCGGCTTTCGCCGGCCGTTCCAAAAACAGGCGTCTTTTCTCGATTTTGGCCCGCTCGCCCTTGCTAGGCGGTGACCCTTGAGGTGGCGACACTGTTGCCGAAAAGCGCGTTGAGGCGCTCGACCAAATCGCTCGCCGAGTAGGGTTTCCGCAGCATCATGAGCGGCCACCGTTCCGCAGCGCGCAAGACATCTTCGCCGTCGATATAGCCGCTGGCGACGATCACGCGCAGCGCGGGCCTGTTCGCCTTGATATAGTCGATGATTTCGAATCCGTCGGTGTCCGGTAACTTGAGATCAAGGACGATCGCATCGTAATCTTCGCGCGCTTCCAGCCGCAATAACGCTTGTCCGCCGTTGGCCGCGACATCGACGTCGAACCCCGATTCGCGCAATGCGGCTGCGGTCAGCGCGCACAACGCTTCGTCGTCTTCCGTGATCAAGACCGCCAGTGTCCGCGACGATCTTGCGTCGCGAGCCCGATCGCCGGCGACGAACGTTCCGGCGCCTTGACGCGGCTCGACGACGCCGCGCTGGGCGAGAATGCCGAGTGCTTGCCGCACCGTCATGAGTGCGACGCCATATTCTTTGGCGAGCGCCATCGTCGATGGCAATTGACGTCCCGATGACCATTCGCCCTTGTCGATCCGAGCGAGGAGATCGGTCGCTATCGACATGTACTTGAGGGGACGGTCGCTTTGTTCGCGCATGCAGCATTGAGTCCG from Candidatus Eremiobacteraceae bacterium harbors:
- a CDS encoding response regulator, with the translated sequence MREQSDRPLKYMSIATDLLARIDKGEWSSGRQLPSTMALAKEYGVALMTVRQALGILAQRGVVEPRQGAGTFVAGDRARDARSSRTLAVLITEDDEALCALTAAALRESGFDVDVAANGGQALLRLEAREDYDAIVLDLKLPDTDGFEIIDYIKANRPALRVIVASGYIDGEDVLRAAERWPLMMLRKPYSASDLVERLNALFGNSVATSRVTA